A window of the Gordonia humi genome harbors these coding sequences:
- a CDS encoding DMT family transporter, with protein MHTWVPTLIAIAAALLIAVGTVLRQRSSAANGAITAGWWFGAVVAIAGFGLQATALGLGSILLVQPLVVLAVLFVLPMEAWADHRRPKRSEWVWGAILVVCVVGFLLVARPVTTDRRPDMLLMGTTVGAVVIGLVLLVVFAEKCDRGHHKSLLYGLTSGALFGVSSLLIKAVAIRIVDEPLSLFVHFEVYLLVPVAILAVIAQQRAFGAGDLQTSFPAMNVMEPVVAMALGVALLGESISAGVRATGLLAVIAALSVISVAKLAKHAVIRENQVAVPADRQM; from the coding sequence ATGCACACCTGGGTTCCCACGCTGATCGCCATTGCCGCAGCGCTGCTGATCGCGGTCGGCACGGTCCTGCGCCAGCGATCGTCGGCCGCCAACGGCGCCATCACGGCCGGGTGGTGGTTCGGAGCGGTCGTCGCGATCGCGGGCTTCGGCCTGCAGGCGACCGCGCTGGGACTCGGTTCGATCCTGTTGGTGCAGCCCCTCGTCGTGCTCGCGGTCCTGTTCGTGCTGCCCATGGAGGCCTGGGCCGACCACCGGCGCCCGAAACGCTCGGAATGGGTGTGGGGTGCGATCCTGGTGGTCTGCGTCGTCGGGTTCCTGCTCGTCGCCCGGCCGGTGACCACCGACCGCAGGCCCGACATGCTCCTGATGGGCACGACTGTCGGCGCCGTCGTCATCGGTCTGGTCTTACTCGTCGTCTTCGCCGAGAAGTGCGACCGCGGACATCACAAGTCACTCCTGTACGGACTGACGTCCGGCGCGCTGTTCGGCGTGTCGTCCCTGCTCATCAAGGCCGTGGCGATCCGGATCGTCGACGAGCCGCTGTCGCTGTTCGTGCACTTCGAGGTGTACCTGCTGGTCCCGGTGGCCATCCTCGCGGTGATCGCCCAGCAGCGGGCGTTCGGCGCCGGCGACCTGCAGACCTCGTTCCCGGCGATGAACGTCATGGAGCCCGTGGTCGCGATGGCACTGGGCGTGGCTCTGCTGGGGGAGAGCATCTCGGCGGGCGTCCGAGCCACCGGACTGCTGGCCGTCATCGCCGCATTGTCGGTGATCTCGGTCGCGAAACTGGCCAAACATGCAGTGATCCGCGAGAACCAGGTGGCGGTTCCCGCGGATCGACAGATGTGA
- a CDS encoding SHOCT domain-containing protein, protein MDWSSFWGVLWYTILIFAFIAYLIVLFMVLTDLFRDHKLNAGWKVVWIIALVIFPYLTAFVYIVARGPGMSERSRAAAAAAQRSQEEYIQQAAGQTSPAHQIQTAKALLDAGVVSPEEFENLKAKALAN, encoded by the coding sequence GTGGACTGGAGTTCGTTCTGGGGTGTGCTGTGGTACACCATCTTGATCTTTGCGTTCATCGCGTACCTGATCGTGCTGTTCATGGTCCTCACCGACCTGTTCCGCGATCACAAGTTGAATGCGGGCTGGAAGGTCGTGTGGATCATCGCATTGGTGATCTTCCCGTATCTGACGGCATTCGTGTACATCGTCGCCCGCGGTCCGGGCATGAGCGAGCGGAGCCGTGCGGCGGCCGCCGCCGCGCAGCGTTCGCAGGAGGAGTACATCCAACAGGCCGCGGGGCAGACTTCCCCCGCCCATCAGATCCAGACCGCCAAGGCGCTGCTCGACGCCGGGGTCGTCTCCCCCGAGGAGTTCGAGAACCTGAAGGCCAAGGCCCTCGCGAACTGA
- a CDS encoding OsmC family protein: protein MPDSGTALNTIAAQTARAVEAKPANAAVVFTASATGGEGVSSAIDLRSFSVNVDEPPTLGGGDSAPNPVEYYLAALLSCQVVTYRFWAERLGLEITKLSLTGEGDLDVRGFFGLDDGVRAGFTEVRVTVDIEGPESPERYRELQEVVDAHCPVHDLTTNPTPVVTSLQVAGA, encoded by the coding sequence ATTCCGGACTCCGGCACCGCCCTCAACACGATCGCCGCGCAGACCGCCCGGGCCGTCGAGGCGAAGCCGGCCAACGCCGCCGTCGTGTTCACGGCATCGGCCACCGGGGGAGAGGGCGTGTCGAGTGCGATCGATCTGCGTTCGTTCAGCGTGAACGTCGATGAGCCGCCGACACTCGGCGGCGGCGACAGCGCGCCGAACCCGGTCGAGTACTACCTCGCGGCGCTGCTCTCGTGCCAGGTCGTCACGTACCGGTTCTGGGCCGAGCGTCTCGGCCTCGAGATCACCAAGCTCTCACTGACCGGCGAGGGAGACCTCGACGTACGCGGCTTCTTCGGGCTCGACGACGGTGTGCGCGCCGGATTCACCGAGGTCCGGGTGACCGTCGACATCGAGGGACCCGAGTCGCCCGAGCGTTACCGCGAACTCCAGGAGGTAGTCGACGCGCACTGCCCCGTCCATGATCTGACGACCAACCCGACACCTGTTGTGACGAGTCTGCAGGTCGCCGGGGCCTGA
- a CDS encoding FAD-dependent oxidoreductase, whose product MAHVITRPCCNDGSCVAVCPVNCIHPTPDEPDFFTAEMLYIDPETCIDCGACIDECPVEAIVPDDQLEERDEPYLQINADYFRDHDADGGLVKHPKPPQLPEGQELRVAIVGAGPAAFYAAEELVKKRQVQVHMFDRLPTPYGLVRAGVAPDHAETKGVEKTFAGVERRANFTYHLNVEVGTHITGDELRERFGAVLYAVGAAHDRRLGIDGEDLPGSIAATDFVAWYNGHPDHADRTFDLSAERVVIVGNGNVALDVARILVSDPDDLARTDIADHALEALRASAVREVVVMGRRGIEHGAFTNSEFLSLSELHGVDIVMPDDLVRSAETAAAEADGSIDSVVATKLRLAREFAAKPVGDADRRIVFEFLTSPTAIIGADGVEKVRYVRNRYVAGGRIEPTDETGEIEAGAVVRSVGYRGQAVDGLPFDELRAVVPSEDARVLDGPGGAVIPGLFVAGWIRRGPTGGIGRNRYCGEEAAKAVLADFAAGTLPETTVDAADVADLVASRGANRVDLAGWKAIDAVERAAGKGSGRRRVKLVSVTALEQAAREGQ is encoded by the coding sequence ATGGCGCACGTTATCACCCGCCCCTGCTGTAACGATGGATCCTGTGTGGCCGTGTGTCCGGTGAACTGCATTCACCCCACGCCGGACGAGCCGGACTTCTTCACCGCGGAGATGCTCTACATCGACCCGGAGACGTGCATCGACTGCGGCGCCTGCATCGACGAGTGCCCGGTCGAGGCGATCGTGCCCGACGACCAACTGGAGGAACGGGACGAGCCGTACCTGCAGATCAATGCTGACTACTTCCGGGACCACGACGCCGACGGCGGGTTGGTCAAGCACCCGAAGCCGCCGCAGCTGCCCGAGGGACAGGAGTTGCGGGTGGCGATCGTCGGTGCGGGTCCGGCCGCCTTCTACGCTGCCGAAGAGCTGGTGAAGAAGCGTCAGGTCCAGGTGCACATGTTCGACCGGCTGCCCACACCGTACGGACTGGTCCGCGCGGGTGTCGCACCCGACCACGCCGAGACGAAAGGGGTGGAGAAGACCTTCGCCGGAGTGGAGCGCAGGGCCAATTTCACCTATCACCTGAACGTCGAGGTCGGCACGCACATCACCGGCGACGAACTGCGCGAACGGTTCGGCGCCGTACTGTACGCCGTCGGCGCCGCACACGACCGTCGCCTCGGAATCGACGGTGAGGACCTGCCGGGTTCGATCGCCGCCACCGACTTCGTCGCCTGGTACAACGGGCATCCCGATCACGCCGACCGGACCTTCGACCTGTCGGCCGAGCGCGTGGTGATCGTCGGCAACGGCAATGTGGCGCTCGACGTGGCGCGCATCCTGGTGTCCGACCCGGACGATCTGGCTCGCACCGACATCGCCGACCACGCACTCGAAGCGCTGCGCGCCTCCGCCGTCCGCGAGGTGGTCGTGATGGGTCGCCGCGGCATCGAGCACGGCGCGTTCACCAACAGCGAGTTCCTGTCGCTCAGCGAGCTGCACGGTGTCGACATCGTGATGCCCGACGACCTGGTGCGCTCGGCGGAGACCGCCGCCGCCGAGGCGGACGGCTCCATCGATTCGGTCGTGGCGACCAAGCTCCGACTCGCCCGCGAGTTCGCCGCGAAGCCGGTCGGCGACGCGGACCGCCGGATCGTCTTCGAGTTCCTCACCTCGCCCACCGCGATCATCGGAGCCGACGGCGTCGAGAAGGTGCGGTACGTTCGCAACAGGTACGTCGCGGGCGGCCGGATCGAACCGACCGACGAGACCGGGGAGATCGAGGCGGGCGCCGTCGTCAGATCGGTCGGTTATCGCGGCCAGGCCGTCGACGGGTTGCCGTTCGACGAACTGCGGGCCGTGGTTCCCAGCGAGGACGCGCGTGTACTCGACGGTCCCGGCGGTGCGGTGATTCCGGGGCTCTTCGTCGCCGGGTGGATCCGACGCGGTCCCACCGGGGGCATCGGGCGGAACCGGTACTGCGGTGAGGAGGCGGCGAAGGCCGTACTCGCCGATTTCGCCGCGGGTACGCTGCCCGAGACGACAGTCGATGCCGCGGACGTCGCCGATCTGGTGGCCTCTCGCGGAGCCAACCGCGTCGACCTGGCCGGGTGGAAGGCCATCGACGCCGTCGAGAGAGCGGCAGGCAAGGGATCGGGGAGACGACGAGTGAAACTGGTGTCGGTGACCGCGCTGGAGCAGGCCGCCCGGGAGGGTCAGTGA
- a CDS encoding DUF3558 domain-containing protein translates to MTRRWSAAAAVTAAVAVLGLGACTVDGTPVRQGRSVGTDTGAVDTDKFERLLAECEVLPASKIGEAVGGRTAAPGFFGANCRWIVQTPATVDVMFNWFEWGSYNHEKDTAKRLGFTTENVQVGSQAGFTARDPKRPAVCGVTAKAPGGGVYTWWVEPSEAPNGDACAAPIKLMEMILTGAF, encoded by the coding sequence ATGACGAGGCGCTGGAGTGCGGCGGCGGCGGTGACGGCGGCCGTGGCAGTTCTCGGGCTCGGCGCGTGCACCGTCGACGGCACGCCGGTGCGCCAGGGGCGATCGGTGGGCACCGACACCGGGGCGGTCGACACCGACAAGTTCGAGCGGCTCCTCGCCGAGTGCGAGGTCCTCCCCGCGTCCAAGATCGGCGAGGCCGTGGGCGGTCGTACCGCGGCGCCGGGCTTCTTCGGCGCCAACTGTCGGTGGATCGTCCAGACTCCCGCCACGGTGGACGTGATGTTCAACTGGTTCGAGTGGGGCTCGTACAACCACGAGAAGGACACCGCCAAACGCTTGGGCTTCACCACGGAGAACGTCCAGGTCGGCAGCCAGGCCGGCTTCACCGCGCGGGACCCGAAGCGTCCCGCCGTGTGCGGTGTCACGGCCAAGGCTCCCGGCGGGGGTGTCTACACCTGGTGGGTCGAGCCGTCGGAGGCGCCGAACGGTGACGCCTGCGCAGCTCCGATCAAACTGATGGAGATGATCCTGACCGGGGCCTTCTGA
- a CDS encoding flavodoxin domain-containing protein: MAAVILYGTETGTGELVADAIADVLAADYDPSIYDMAEYAAEDLDTDDFLVVVCSTYGEGELPSSALPFADELDEEKPDLTGMRFSVFGMGDTVYDDTFNRGGEIMAEKLTALGAVEVGEHYRHDASSAEKPAKAAEAWAERLKPVIDEA; encoded by the coding sequence ATGGCAGCCGTCATCCTCTACGGTACCGAGACCGGTACCGGTGAACTCGTTGCAGACGCCATCGCCGACGTGCTGGCCGCCGACTACGACCCGTCGATCTACGACATGGCCGAGTACGCGGCCGAGGACCTCGACACCGACGACTTCCTCGTCGTCGTCTGCTCCACGTACGGCGAAGGCGAACTGCCGTCGAGCGCGCTGCCCTTCGCCGACGAACTGGACGAGGAGAAGCCGGACCTGACCGGCATGCGCTTCTCGGTGTTCGGCATGGGCGACACCGTCTACGACGATACGTTCAACCGTGGCGGCGAGATCATGGCCGAGAAGCTGACCGCACTCGGCGCCGTCGAGGTCGGCGAGCACTACCGTCACGATGCGTCGAGCGCGGAGAAGCCCGCGAAGGCCGCCGAGGCGTGGGCCGAGCGCCTCAAGCCCGTCATCGACGAGGCCTGA
- a CDS encoding DNA polymerase IV, with the protein MADRIAGTPEPTRFRLLLHIDLDQFQVAAERLRRPDLAEQAVIVGGDGDPSHGRQVVTCASYEARAGGARAGLPLPAAKKKCPDAVFLPLDMAYYTQVSNQVMDLLRGLGHPVEVWGFDEAYLGVDPRDEPATMSRQDGVDLAHRIRRSVFDETGLECCLGVSDNKQRAKMAAGFAKAAVRAPQTSPSDRVFVLDDENWNELMGPRPCRDLWSVGPKTANKLADRGVDTVDALCEVPRDDLVAVFGPSQGNWLYVLCRGGGDDLIATTPTIAKSHSRSRTYPADLTGREQIRDAATVLARDVREQAIAEGRVPFRVGLTVRTSTFYTRTKMRKMVEPSTDLADILPVLNTLVDAFELDRPVRLLAVRLELLDPE; encoded by the coding sequence GTGGCCGATCGCATTGCCGGGACACCAGAGCCGACGCGGTTCCGCCTGCTGCTGCACATCGATCTCGATCAGTTCCAGGTCGCCGCCGAGCGTCTCCGCCGCCCCGATCTCGCGGAGCAGGCGGTGATCGTCGGCGGCGACGGCGATCCGTCACACGGCAGACAAGTGGTCACCTGTGCGTCCTACGAGGCTCGTGCCGGCGGCGCCCGCGCGGGACTGCCGTTGCCCGCGGCCAAGAAGAAGTGCCCGGACGCGGTGTTCCTGCCCCTCGACATGGCGTACTACACGCAGGTGTCGAACCAGGTCATGGACCTCCTGCGCGGACTCGGTCACCCCGTCGAGGTGTGGGGGTTCGACGAGGCGTACCTCGGCGTGGACCCGCGGGACGAACCGGCCACGATGAGCCGCCAGGACGGCGTCGACCTCGCCCACCGGATCAGGCGGTCGGTGTTCGACGAGACCGGCCTCGAATGCTGCCTCGGCGTCTCCGACAACAAGCAGCGGGCCAAGATGGCCGCGGGATTCGCCAAAGCGGCCGTCCGGGCGCCGCAGACGTCCCCGTCCGATCGGGTCTTCGTGCTCGACGACGAGAACTGGAACGAACTCATGGGCCCCAGGCCGTGTCGCGACCTGTGGAGCGTCGGACCGAAGACGGCGAACAAGCTCGCCGATCGGGGCGTCGACACTGTCGATGCGCTCTGTGAAGTCCCGCGCGACGATCTCGTCGCCGTGTTCGGTCCCAGCCAGGGCAACTGGCTGTACGTACTCTGCCGCGGAGGGGGAGACGACTTGATCGCGACGACGCCGACGATCGCCAAATCACATTCGCGATCGCGGACCTACCCCGCGGACCTCACCGGCCGCGAACAGATCCGGGACGCCGCGACCGTGTTGGCGCGTGATGTGCGGGAGCAGGCGATCGCCGAAGGACGCGTCCCGTTCCGCGTGGGTCTGACGGTACGGACTTCGACGTTCTACACGCGCACCAAGATGCGCAAGATGGTCGAACCGAGCACCGACCTCGCCGACATCCTGCCGGTGTTGAACACGCTGGTCGACGCCTTCGAGCTCGATCGGCCGGTACGACTGCTCGCGGTGCGGTTGGAACTGCTGGACCCCGAATGA
- a CDS encoding SixA phosphatase family protein has product MTRTLVLLRHGKSAYPLGVPDHDRPLNDRGRRQAALAGDWIRDDGLDVDAVLCSTATRTRQTLERTGIDAPVEFVDDVYGGTPDELLEVLRIHAPADAATILMVGHFPGMPETALTLDPDGSIDRFPTSAYAVVRVGVAWDRIGLDVDPDARLVALRIPR; this is encoded by the coding sequence ATGACCCGCACCCTCGTCCTGCTCCGTCACGGCAAGAGCGCTTATCCGCTCGGCGTGCCCGATCACGATCGGCCGCTCAACGACCGCGGGCGACGCCAGGCAGCACTGGCGGGCGACTGGATCCGTGACGACGGGCTCGACGTGGACGCCGTCCTGTGCTCGACGGCGACCCGGACCCGGCAGACTCTCGAGCGGACCGGGATCGACGCGCCCGTCGAGTTCGTCGACGACGTCTACGGCGGCACACCGGACGAACTCCTCGAAGTGTTGCGGATCCACGCTCCCGCCGATGCGGCCACGATCCTGATGGTCGGGCATTTCCCCGGTATGCCGGAGACCGCGCTGACACTCGACCCGGACGGCTCGATCGACCGGTTCCCGACGTCGGCGTACGCGGTGGTCCGGGTCGGCGTCGCCTGGGACCGGATCGGGCTCGACGTCGACCCCGACGCACGACTGGTCGCACTGAGGATTCCCCGATGA
- a CDS encoding DUF3558 family protein, which yields MATRIDSWIWAIRLTKTRSAAGAACRAGHVQLNGVTVKPSAQVAIGDRVTVRQGSRDRIVEVTGLIGKRVSAPVAAENYIDHSPPPPPREVLASIPRRDRGAGRPTKRERRELDRFRSGALLVLAAVAVLGLSACGGDGTADSVNETYEPRTGTGPDFERCGGLTADEVVKATGVPGFELAVDNPSTCEWRLNADRNPSVSFNWYRGSPIGRERGTEQLSRDMTEDYEIDGQPGFIAHTGPICEIGVAWDADFIEISVHLATSTEQLKSTDEICQSAKRLTETVVKGAS from the coding sequence ATGGCGACGCGCATCGACAGCTGGATCTGGGCGATCCGACTGACGAAGACCCGCTCCGCCGCCGGTGCGGCCTGTCGCGCCGGGCATGTTCAGCTCAACGGTGTCACGGTCAAACCGTCCGCGCAGGTCGCGATCGGCGACCGCGTCACCGTGCGTCAGGGTTCGCGGGACCGCATCGTCGAGGTGACCGGGCTGATCGGCAAGAGGGTCTCCGCTCCGGTCGCCGCCGAGAACTACATCGATCACAGTCCGCCCCCGCCTCCGCGCGAGGTCCTCGCGTCGATTCCGCGGCGCGATCGCGGCGCCGGCCGTCCGACGAAACGCGAACGACGTGAACTCGACCGATTCCGGTCCGGCGCGCTGCTCGTCCTGGCGGCCGTCGCAGTCCTCGGTCTGTCCGCCTGCGGCGGCGACGGCACCGCGGACTCGGTGAACGAGACCTACGAGCCGCGCACCGGTACCGGACCGGACTTCGAGCGCTGCGGCGGGCTCACCGCCGACGAGGTCGTCAAGGCGACGGGCGTCCCCGGGTTCGAACTCGCCGTCGACAATCCGTCGACGTGCGAGTGGCGACTGAACGCCGACCGCAACCCGTCGGTGTCCTTCAACTGGTATCGCGGATCGCCGATCGGACGCGAACGGGGCACCGAGCAACTCTCCCGGGACATGACCGAGGACTATGAGATCGACGGCCAACCCGGGTTCATCGCCCACACCGGTCCGATCTGCGAGATCGGCGTCGCGTGGGACGCCGACTTCATCGAGATCTCGGTGCATCTGGCGACGAGCACCGAGCAACTCAAGAGCACCGACGAGATCTGTCAGTCCGCGAAACGGCTCACCGAGACAGTTGTGAAGGGGGCGTCATGA
- a CDS encoding alpha/beta hydrolase encodes MHSDPHRHRRRIYWRTTLVTIVVALIATLAPGLSPADAAARIVGVKRISAQVDLVSVYSPSMRRVVRNHVLHPAGAPSGLGSFYMLPGAGGAEDGISWFNNGGARQFFAGKRVNVVLPIGGKFSMWTDWNVPDPVLGRNRWQTYINRELPPVIDAAYSTSGAKALSGVSMTAGPALDLVEQSPSQWRAVAAYSGCPGASDPLGLVANTAIVTRGGGNVANMWGAPGGPQWRRHDAVLNADKLRGKAIYLSAGSGVAGPVDGSVLRNGSGFIGGNVMERVALSCTTNMSNRLNSLRIPHRFVHRPDGVHTWGLFRADLGNSWPMIARAIGA; translated from the coding sequence ATGCACTCCGACCCGCACCGACATCGTCGTCGAATCTATTGGCGGACAACCCTTGTCACCATTGTCGTCGCGCTGATCGCGACTCTCGCTCCCGGCCTCTCCCCCGCCGACGCGGCGGCACGAATCGTCGGCGTCAAGCGAATCAGTGCGCAGGTCGATCTGGTGTCGGTGTACTCGCCGTCGATGCGTCGCGTCGTGCGCAATCACGTTCTGCACCCGGCGGGCGCGCCGTCCGGGCTCGGATCGTTCTACATGCTGCCCGGGGCCGGCGGTGCCGAGGACGGCATCTCCTGGTTCAACAACGGTGGCGCCCGCCAGTTCTTCGCGGGCAAACGCGTCAACGTCGTGCTGCCGATCGGCGGCAAGTTCTCGATGTGGACCGACTGGAACGTGCCCGATCCGGTCCTCGGACGCAACAGATGGCAGACCTACATCAACCGGGAACTTCCACCGGTGATCGACGCCGCGTACTCCACGAGCGGCGCCAAAGCGCTCTCCGGCGTCTCGATGACGGCGGGACCCGCGCTCGATCTCGTCGAACAGTCGCCGTCGCAGTGGCGGGCCGTCGCCGCCTACTCGGGGTGTCCGGGCGCGTCCGACCCGCTCGGTCTGGTCGCGAACACCGCCATCGTGACCCGCGGCGGCGGCAATGTCGCCAACATGTGGGGTGCACCGGGCGGCCCGCAGTGGCGGCGACACGATGCGGTCCTCAATGCGGACAAGCTGCGCGGCAAGGCGATCTACCTGTCCGCCGGTTCGGGGGTGGCGGGTCCCGTCGACGGCAGCGTCCTGCGGAACGGCAGCGGCTTCATCGGCGGCAACGTCATGGAGCGTGTCGCCCTGAGCTGCACGACGAATATGTCGAACCGGCTGAACTCGCTGCGCATCCCCCACCGCTTCGTCCATCGTCCCGACGGCGTCCACACCTGGGGCCTCTTCCGCGCCGACCTCGGCAACTCCTGGCCGATGATCGCCCGCGCCATCGGCGCGTGA
- a CDS encoding SRPBCC domain-containing protein encodes MGVRVDDSVVVTAPADRVWNVITDFAAYHEWNPFQRECSAELTPGAPIRMLVALGPGGPMRQTEYIDEVDVAGRWFTYRMRPAPMRLLHSVRRQSVVDLGDGRSRYESHFEINGPLSPLVDALLGRRLTAKFAAVAAAVKVRAEADGR; translated from the coding sequence ATGGGAGTGCGAGTGGACGACAGCGTCGTCGTAACGGCCCCGGCCGACCGGGTGTGGAATGTGATCACCGACTTCGCGGCTTACCACGAGTGGAATCCGTTCCAACGGGAGTGCTCAGCGGAGCTGACGCCCGGGGCGCCGATTCGGATGCTCGTCGCCCTCGGTCCGGGCGGGCCGATGCGCCAGACCGAGTACATCGACGAGGTCGACGTCGCCGGACGATGGTTCACGTATCGGATGCGGCCCGCGCCGATGCGGCTGCTCCACAGCGTGCGACGGCAGAGTGTGGTCGACCTGGGCGACGGCCGGTCGCGCTACGAGTCGCACTTCGAGATCAACGGACCGCTGTCGCCGCTCGTCGATGCGCTTCTCGGCAGGCGGCTCACCGCGAAGTTCGCGGCGGTCGCGGCGGCGGTGAAGGTGCGGGCCGAAGCAGACGGCCGATAG
- a CDS encoding DUF4333 domain-containing protein, with product MRLSRILSAGAALAALPLLAACGTTIDQDKLGKEITDKLNSEYSKFDRQVSSIACDDPGKDPAVGTTFECIADVDGAKVHIDVTTTSDDLDVTYETVDMLYDMAFAASKLEPSVSQQTGVAVTVDCGDGVKALKRGETFACTVSDGQGASRGLTFTVVDGDQDRWELD from the coding sequence ATGAGACTCTCACGAATCCTTTCCGCGGGCGCCGCTCTCGCCGCCCTTCCACTCCTCGCCGCGTGCGGCACGACCATCGATCAGGACAAGCTCGGCAAGGAGATCACCGACAAGCTGAACAGCGAGTACTCGAAGTTCGACAGACAGGTGTCCTCGATAGCGTGCGACGATCCGGGAAAGGACCCGGCGGTCGGCACCACCTTCGAATGCATCGCGGACGTCGACGGAGCCAAGGTGCACATCGACGTCACCACCACGAGCGACGACTTGGACGTCACCTATGAGACCGTCGACATGTTGTACGACATGGCGTTCGCCGCGAGCAAGCTCGAACCGTCCGTGTCGCAGCAGACCGGAGTCGCGGTCACCGTCGACTGCGGCGACGGGGTCAAGGCGTTGAAACGAGGCGAGACCTTCGCGTGCACGGTGTCCGACGGACAGGGTGCCAGCCGAGGTCTCACCTTCACGGTCGTCGACGGCGACCAGGACCGCTGGGAACTCGACTGA
- a CDS encoding nucleoside deaminase produces MTPPTMRSEPDDSDLSPEDLAHLRRCVDLAREAVDAGDEPFGSLLVDHTGEVLFADRNRVSDGDDTRHPELAIVMWAVRNLSAQQRADSVTYTSGEHCAMCSAAHAWVGLGRIVYACSSAQLARWRTEWGAAPPPVSPLPINEVAPDVPVSGPAPEFTEELRALHARSAGVAP; encoded by the coding sequence ATGACGCCACCGACCATGCGCTCGGAGCCCGACGACTCCGATCTGTCCCCCGAGGATCTCGCTCACCTCCGCCGCTGCGTCGATCTCGCCCGCGAGGCCGTCGACGCAGGCGACGAGCCGTTCGGTTCGCTGCTGGTCGACCACACCGGCGAAGTGCTCTTCGCCGATCGGAACCGGGTGTCCGACGGCGACGACACCCGACACCCCGAGCTCGCGATCGTGATGTGGGCGGTCCGGAATCTGTCGGCGCAGCAGCGCGCCGATTCGGTCACGTACACCTCCGGCGAGCATTGTGCGATGTGCTCGGCCGCCCACGCGTGGGTCGGCCTCGGCCGCATCGTCTACGCGTGCAGCAGTGCGCAGTTGGCGCGGTGGCGCACCGAATGGGGCGCCGCGCCGCCGCCGGTGAGCCCGTTGCCGATCAACGAGGTGGCGCCGGACGTCCCGGTGTCCGGTCCGGCTCCGGAGTTCACCGAGGAGCTTCGCGCTCTGCACGCGCGGTCGGCGGGTGTGGCTCCGTAG